A stretch of the Tardiphaga sp. 709 genome encodes the following:
- a CDS encoding aldo/keto reductase, which produces MRHNPFGHTTRDVSVIGQGTWYIDHSDRAAAVRALQAGLDAGMSHIDTAEMYGDAELVIAEAIAGRRDEVFLVSKVLPSNASRKGTIAACERSLKRLGTDRLDCYLLHWRGQVPLTETVAAFGELKAAGKIASWGVSNFDVDDLNELSKLAGKGAIACNQVLYHLQERAIEHRVIPWCESHGVAVVAYSPFGHNDFPSPRSPGGKILQQIADAHLATPRQVALAFLIRQPTVFAIPKASSAAHAADNAAASGLTLSTAELADIGKVFPLGREPSSLPML; this is translated from the coding sequence ATGCGACACAATCCATTCGGCCACACCACGCGCGACGTCTCGGTAATTGGGCAAGGCACCTGGTATATCGACCACAGTGACCGCGCTGCGGCGGTCAGGGCGCTGCAGGCCGGCCTCGATGCCGGCATGAGCCATATCGACACGGCCGAAATGTATGGTGACGCCGAGCTCGTGATTGCAGAGGCCATCGCCGGCCGTCGCGACGAGGTGTTCCTGGTCTCCAAGGTACTGCCCAGCAACGCGTCGCGGAAGGGCACCATTGCCGCCTGCGAGCGCTCGCTGAAGCGGCTGGGGACTGATCGGCTCGATTGCTATCTGTTGCACTGGCGCGGTCAGGTTCCGCTTACCGAGACCGTTGCTGCCTTCGGAGAGTTGAAGGCCGCCGGCAAGATTGCCTCCTGGGGTGTCAGCAATTTCGATGTCGACGATCTCAACGAGCTGTCGAAACTCGCAGGCAAGGGCGCCATCGCCTGCAATCAGGTGCTCTATCATTTGCAGGAGCGCGCCATCGAACACCGCGTGATCCCGTGGTGCGAGAGCCATGGCGTCGCCGTCGTGGCCTATTCGCCGTTCGGTCATAATGATTTCCCGTCGCCGCGCTCGCCGGGTGGCAAAATCCTGCAGCAGATCGCCGATGCGCATCTGGCCACGCCGCGGCAGGTGGCGCTGGCTTTCCTGATCCGCCAGCCAACGGTCTTCGCAATTCCGAAGGCGTCTTCGGCCGCTCATGCCGCGGACAACGCGGCGGCGAGCGGATTGACGCTCAGTACGGCCGAACTGGCCGATATTGGAAAGGTATTCCCGCTCGGCCGGGAGCCTTCCAGTCTGCCGATGCTGTAG
- a CDS encoding FmdB family zinc ribbon protein, with protein sequence MPVYEYLCDDCGPFTDMRPMAECDDPQDCPHCATQAPRVILTAPAFFCMPSDKRKAHATNERSRNAPKTSAEYKASHGAGCGCCSGKKPSRLVKQTRSGAKSFPTARPWMISH encoded by the coding sequence ATGCCGGTCTATGAATATCTCTGCGACGATTGCGGTCCCTTCACCGACATGCGGCCGATGGCCGAATGCGATGACCCGCAGGACTGTCCGCATTGCGCGACGCAGGCGCCGCGCGTGATCCTGACTGCGCCCGCCTTCTTCTGCATGCCCTCCGACAAGCGCAAGGCCCACGCCACCAATGAGCGCAGCCGCAATGCGCCGAAGACATCGGCGGAGTACAAGGCGTCGCATGGGGCCGGTTGCGGCTGCTGTTCCGGAAAGAAGCCATCGCGGCTGGTGAAGCAGACCCGCTCGGGCGCCAAGAGCTTCCCGACAGCGCGGCCGTGGATGATCAGCCACTGA